A stretch of the Sulfuritortus calidifontis genome encodes the following:
- a CDS encoding 4a-hydroxytetrahydrobiopterin dehydratase yields the protein MAEPPSTWQVQQRPPLMTRRYEFASYAETRKFLDDLAVLSERTGYFPDLNFGKTHVNVSVAPREETLGETEYGFTAQVDALADKARG from the coding sequence ATGGCTGAACCGCCCAGCACCTGGCAGGTGCAGCAGCGCCCGCCGTTGATGACCCGCCGCTACGAGTTCGCGTCCTACGCGGAGACGCGCAAGTTTCTTGATGACCTGGCGGTCTTGTCCGAGCGCACGGGCTATTTCCCCGACCTGAACTTCGGCAAGACCCACGTCAACGTCAGCGTGGCGCCGCGCGAGGAAACCCTGGGCGAGACCGAATACGGCTTCACCGCCCAGGTCGATGCCTTGGCCGACAAGGCCA
- a CDS encoding ferritin-like domain-containing protein translates to MRIDPRVAGFLSQALSHEMSVVQQYLTQASLCDCWGLGEQCAYFRREAGEELEHAGQIIRHMLLLGLAPNATRLAPVRPGRDLAEMLALDRQLELEAVRLYDDALRYSQRGRDGASSQLFAALLADEQHHLAELDRLLAELAEKEKHHG, encoded by the coding sequence ATGCGGATCGATCCCCGGGTGGCGGGTTTTCTGTCGCAGGCCCTCAGCCACGAGATGTCGGTGGTGCAGCAGTACCTCACCCAGGCCAGCCTGTGTGACTGCTGGGGGCTGGGGGAGCAGTGCGCCTATTTCCGGCGCGAGGCGGGCGAAGAGCTGGAGCATGCGGGGCAGATCATCCGCCACATGCTCCTGCTCGGGCTGGCGCCCAACGCCACCCGTCTGGCGCCGGTGCGGCCGGGCCGCGACCTGGCCGAGATGCTGGCGCTCGATCGGCAATTGGAGCTGGAGGCCGTGCGGCTCTACGACGATGCCCTGCGCTACAGCCAACGTGGCCGCGATGGGGCGTCGAGTCAGCTGTTCGCCGCCTTGCTGGCGGACGAGCAGCACCATCTGGCCGAGCTGGACCGCCTGCTGGCCGAGCTTGCAGAGAAGGAGAAGCACCATGGCTGA
- a CDS encoding BMC domain-containing protein, translating to MAATHGIALGMIETRGLVPAIEAADAMTKAAEVRLVGREFVGGGYVTVMVRGETGAVNAAVRAGADACERVGDGLVAAHIIARVHGEVENVLPSRPTSAGGGRDGEITPDRS from the coding sequence ATGGCAGCAACACACGGTATCGCATTGGGCATGATCGAAACGCGCGGTCTGGTTCCCGCCATCGAGGCGGCGGACGCGATGACCAAGGCGGCCGAGGTGCGCCTGGTCGGCCGCGAATTCGTCGGCGGTGGCTACGTCACCGTTATGGTGCGCGGCGAGACCGGCGCGGTGAACGCGGCGGTGCGCGCCGGGGCCGACGCCTGCGAGCGCGTGGGTGACGGCCTGGTCGCTGCCCACATCATCGCCCGCGTCCACGGCGAGGTCGAGAACGTTCTGCCCAGCCGCCCGACCTCGGCCGGTGGCGGCCGCGACGGCGAGATCACCCCCGACCGGAGCTGA
- a CDS encoding BMC domain-containing protein: MAEVTGIALGMIETRGLVPAIEAADAMTKAAEVRLVGRQFVGGGYVTVMVRGETGAVNAAVRAGADACERVGDGLVAAHIIARVHSEVEGILPKAPGA; this comes from the coding sequence ATGGCTGAAGTGACTGGTATTGCCCTGGGCATGATCGAAACGCGCGGTCTGGTTCCCGCCATCGAGGCGGCGGACGCGATGACCAAGGCGGCCGAGGTGCGCCTGGTCGGCCGCCAATTCGTCGGCGGTGGCTACGTCACCGTTATGGTGCGCGGCGAGACCGGCGCGGTGAACGCGGCGGTGCGCGCCGGGGCCGACGCCTGCGAGCGCGTGGGTGACGGCCTGGTCGCTGCCCACATCATCGCCCGCGTCCACTCCGAGGTCGAAGGCATCCTGCCCAAGGCCCCCGGTGCTTGA
- a CDS encoding BMC domain-containing protein, whose product MAEVTGIALGMIETRGLVPAIEAADAMTKAAEVRLIGRQFVGGGYVTVLVRGETGAVNAAVRAGADACERVGDGLVAAHIIARVHSEVEGILPKAGEA is encoded by the coding sequence ATGGCTGAAGTGACTGGTATTGCCCTGGGCATGATCGAAACGCGCGGTCTGGTTCCCGCCATCGAGGCGGCGGACGCGATGACCAAGGCGGCTGAGGTGCGGCTGATCGGCCGCCAATTCGTCGGCGGCGGCTACGTCACCGTTCTGGTGCGCGGCGAGACCGGCGCGGTGAACGCCGCGGTGCGCGCCGGGGCCGACGCCTGCGAGCGCGTGGGTGACGGCCTGGTCGCTGCCCACATCATCGCCCGCGTCCACTCCGAGGTCGAGGGCATCCTGCCCAAGGCCGGTGAGGCCTGA
- a CDS encoding carboxysome peptide B, translated as MEIMRVEDDLVATRRVGGLKNMSLRVLADAKGNRSVACDPVGVPPGKWVFTVSGSAARYAAGDPKVLTDLTIAGIIDHWDPEA; from the coding sequence ATGGAAATCATGCGCGTCGAGGACGATCTGGTCGCCACCCGCCGGGTGGGCGGGCTGAAGAACATGTCTCTGCGCGTGCTGGCCGACGCCAAGGGCAACCGCAGCGTCGCCTGCGATCCGGTGGGCGTGCCGCCGGGCAAATGGGTTTTCACCGTGAGCGGTTCGGCCGCACGGTATGCGGCCGGCGATCCCAAGGTCCTCACCGACCTGACGATCGCCGGGATTATTGACCATTGGGACCCTGAGGCCTGA
- a CDS encoding carboxysome peptide A: MQVEKTLVSTNRIADLGHRPLLVVREKAGGARQVAVDAIGCIPGDWVICVGSSAAREAAGSKEYPSDLTIVGIIDHWAGD; encoded by the coding sequence ATGCAAGTGGAAAAGACCCTGGTCTCGACCAACCGCATCGCCGATCTCGGCCACCGGCCGCTCCTGGTGGTGCGCGAAAAGGCGGGCGGTGCGCGTCAGGTGGCGGTGGATGCCATCGGCTGCATCCCGGGCGACTGGGTGATCTGCGTCGGCTCCTCGGCCGCGCGCGAGGCGGCGGGCAGCAAGGAGTATCCGTCCGATCTGACCATCGTCGGCATCATCGACCACTGGGCCGGAGACTGA
- a CDS encoding carboxysome shell carbonic anhydrase, with protein MNTRNAYALRARAAQRGRPPLGNVPYGLGTPAGALPARPAAEPGGDLAGRPCRHPLADRRTNARLAHCEDSVKGRFEAIAPTLKAISALQHLDDFAGRAQALARQQLGYELPQGILDDAWVAGLDLKALYAHCAFSALKASAAQFADDLKNQLEQLQDARNFFLDCGFHAIDISPCADGRLKGLSRYILRLPLTSFSWRKAYAGALFDVETDVRHWVSTELRRFREGVPTTAAAGSRYLKVAVYHTSSSNPCHEGCAAHGSNEHKAIEAALERLVQFRQAIENAFCCGASTDILLIGVDTDTDAIKVHVPDARGELSAHRYVEAMALYRETARLSADSARLAVYEAISRASAASGWGTGQGEPHEGMRRLIAHLLINNFSQIEYVAELYGERYPDIGHAERFISVGDGFEEVQMRNVAYYAHLHTLEEGAADMDVGIKIFKGLNVKHGLPIPVAIHYRYDARVPGSRERAAAKARRVRDAIRARYPELAAQGFLACHLSVQDQPTGSPIETVEA; from the coding sequence ATGAACACCCGTAACGCCTATGCCCTTCGCGCCCGCGCCGCCCAGCGCGGCCGGCCGCCGCTCGGCAACGTGCCCTACGGTTTGGGCACGCCGGCCGGGGCGCTGCCAGCGCGCCCTGCGGCCGAACCGGGCGGCGACCTGGCCGGGCGGCCGTGCCGGCACCCGCTGGCCGATCGCCGGACCAACGCCCGGCTCGCCCACTGCGAGGATTCGGTCAAGGGCCGGTTCGAGGCCATCGCGCCGACGCTCAAGGCGATCTCGGCGCTGCAGCACCTGGACGATTTCGCCGGCCGGGCGCAGGCCCTGGCCCGGCAACAGCTGGGCTACGAGCTGCCTCAGGGCATCCTCGACGATGCCTGGGTGGCCGGGCTCGACCTCAAGGCCTTGTATGCCCATTGCGCCTTCTCGGCGCTGAAGGCCTCGGCCGCGCAATTCGCCGACGACCTGAAGAATCAGCTGGAGCAGTTGCAGGATGCGCGCAACTTCTTCCTCGACTGCGGCTTTCACGCCATCGACATCAGTCCCTGCGCCGATGGCCGTCTGAAGGGCTTGTCGCGCTATATCCTGCGCCTGCCGCTGACCTCGTTCAGTTGGCGCAAGGCCTACGCCGGCGCCCTGTTCGACGTCGAGACCGACGTGCGCCACTGGGTGAGCACCGAGCTGCGCCGCTTCCGCGAGGGCGTGCCGACCACGGCCGCTGCCGGCAGCCGCTATCTCAAGGTTGCGGTCTATCACACCAGTTCGTCCAACCCTTGTCATGAAGGTTGTGCCGCCCATGGCAGCAACGAGCACAAGGCGATCGAGGCGGCCCTGGAGCGTCTGGTCCAGTTCCGCCAGGCGATCGAGAACGCCTTCTGCTGCGGCGCCAGCACCGACATCCTGCTGATCGGCGTCGACACCGACACCGATGCGATCAAGGTGCACGTGCCGGATGCCAGGGGCGAGCTGTCGGCACACCGCTATGTCGAGGCCATGGCGCTTTATCGCGAGACGGCGCGGCTGTCGGCCGACAGTGCGCGGCTGGCGGTGTACGAGGCGATCAGCCGGGCCAGCGCCGCCAGCGGCTGGGGCACCGGCCAGGGCGAGCCGCACGAAGGCATGCGCCGGCTGATCGCCCACCTGCTGATCAACAACTTCTCGCAGATCGAGTACGTGGCCGAGCTCTACGGCGAACGCTATCCCGACATCGGCCATGCCGAGCGGTTCATCAGCGTCGGCGACGGTTTCGAGGAGGTGCAGATGCGCAATGTCGCCTACTACGCCCACCTGCACACCCTGGAAGAGGGGGCGGCGGACATGGACGTCGGCATCAAGATCTTCAAGGGCCTGAACGTCAAGCACGGCCTGCCGATTCCGGTCGCCATCCATTACCGCTACGACGCCAGGGTGCCCGGCTCGCGCGAGCGGGCCGCGGCCAAGGCGCGCCGCGTGCGCGACGCGATTCGCGCGCGCTATCCAGAACTCGCCGCCCAGGGATTTTTGGCCTGCCACCTGTCGGTGCAGGACCAGCCCACCGGCAGCCCGATCGAAACCGTGGAGGCTTGA
- a CDS encoding CsoS2 family carboxysome shell protein encodes MPEQTAATGAASLAGLSGNELARARRAMLSQGGKKGLGMLAKPGRTRPQAAVATPVPAAEPAPEPRAEPMMAAAAGTEGGESPIAEEIIETLCTVVEENPAALGDDASSVRQLCRDRRRLLSTQGKSALPAKNGSAASGARSSARQAGEVSGRDKARQRRIEMSQKGRGDAPALRPSGRVRPQAGEAPAKVEVGTTLSGQAVTGTQVERSVRVTGSESGSCRAITGTEYIGSEQFETFCASRPAPAAAKVGMSATSRGQWVSGTEVGRSSRVTGGEAGTCKPVTGTEYLGSEDFASFCEGKRLQSRPEKAGVGATERKGIAITGSDEARPRPVTGNEPGAKRAITGSQYADAGVSRLTINGPSKVALTHTLAGRPVSGTEVGRSVKVTGDEAGACRSISGTEYLSNEQFQSICHTRPEPAAAKVGEDASRGGQRITGNLVDRSEKVTGNEPGSCQRVTGSQYAQGALCGGAPEKAALMHTLAGRALTGTAMARGPKLTGDEHGGCQPVTGTEYYGQEQYSEYCPGTPQPAAAKVGISQTGHGLAVSGAMLGRSGRVTGAEPGSGLAISGTPYVGQEQIEQGCGCGCDEAGQAAAEARTVMAPRYRAPGARAMAMAMRPAAARPESFSISSPAAEARGRITGSGYGSAGRITGPVNMAAGLVSGTPEFRYRDEMGRIEVMPPASRQEAAPAQRITGEGREDGIRITGDDWARSGRVTGTEGHWAQGRNLTLRGEVRSMSAGAWANKDRERPEVPLARVTGSSGNAGKGALITVSGGARG; translated from the coding sequence ATGCCTGAACAGACTGCAGCAACGGGAGCGGCCAGCCTGGCCGGCCTCAGCGGTAACGAACTCGCGCGCGCCCGTCGGGCCATGTTGTCGCAAGGCGGCAAGAAGGGATTGGGCATGCTGGCCAAGCCCGGCCGGACCCGGCCCCAGGCAGCGGTCGCGACGCCGGTGCCGGCTGCCGAGCCGGCACCGGAACCCCGTGCCGAGCCGATGATGGCGGCTGCCGCCGGGACGGAAGGCGGCGAATCGCCGATCGCCGAGGAAATCATCGAGACCTTGTGCACCGTGGTCGAGGAGAATCCGGCGGCGCTGGGCGACGATGCCAGCAGCGTGCGCCAGCTCTGCCGCGATCGCCGGCGTTTGCTGTCGACCCAGGGCAAGTCCGCATTGCCGGCCAAGAACGGTTCGGCTGCCAGCGGCGCCCGTTCCTCGGCTCGACAGGCTGGCGAGGTGTCCGGCCGCGACAAGGCGCGCCAGCGCCGGATCGAGATGAGCCAGAAGGGGCGGGGCGATGCCCCGGCGCTCCGGCCCAGCGGCCGGGTGCGGCCGCAGGCCGGCGAGGCGCCGGCCAAGGTCGAGGTCGGCACCACCCTGTCCGGTCAGGCCGTGACCGGTACCCAGGTCGAGCGCAGCGTGCGCGTTACCGGCAGCGAGTCCGGCAGTTGCCGCGCCATCACCGGCACCGAGTACATCGGCAGCGAGCAGTTCGAGACCTTCTGCGCCAGCCGGCCGGCCCCGGCCGCGGCCAAGGTCGGCATGAGCGCGACCAGTCGCGGCCAGTGGGTCAGCGGCACCGAGGTGGGCCGTTCGTCCCGCGTGACCGGCGGCGAGGCCGGCACCTGCAAGCCGGTGACCGGCACCGAATACCTGGGCAGCGAGGATTTCGCCAGCTTCTGCGAAGGCAAGCGCCTGCAATCCCGGCCGGAGAAGGCGGGCGTCGGCGCCACCGAGCGCAAGGGCATCGCCATCACCGGCAGCGACGAGGCCCGGCCGCGCCCGGTGACCGGCAACGAGCCGGGCGCCAAGCGTGCCATCACCGGTTCGCAATACGCCGACGCCGGCGTGTCGCGGCTGACCATCAACGGCCCGAGCAAGGTCGCGCTGACCCATACCCTGGCCGGCCGGCCGGTCTCGGGCACCGAGGTCGGGCGCTCGGTCAAGGTGACCGGCGACGAGGCCGGCGCCTGCCGCAGCATCTCCGGTACCGAATACCTGTCGAACGAGCAGTTCCAGTCGATCTGTCACACGCGGCCGGAGCCGGCCGCGGCCAAGGTGGGCGAGGATGCGAGCCGGGGTGGCCAGCGCATCACCGGCAACCTGGTTGACCGCAGTGAGAAGGTGACCGGCAACGAGCCCGGCTCCTGCCAGCGTGTGACCGGCTCGCAGTATGCCCAGGGGGCACTGTGTGGCGGCGCGCCGGAAAAGGCGGCGCTCATGCACACGCTGGCCGGGCGTGCCCTGACCGGCACGGCGATGGCGCGCGGCCCAAAGCTTACCGGTGACGAGCACGGGGGGTGCCAGCCCGTCACCGGGACCGAGTATTACGGTCAGGAGCAGTACAGCGAGTACTGCCCGGGCACCCCGCAACCCGCCGCGGCCAAGGTCGGCATCAGCCAGACCGGGCACGGCCTGGCCGTGTCGGGCGCGATGCTGGGCCGTTCCGGGCGCGTGACCGGCGCCGAACCCGGCAGCGGGCTGGCCATCAGCGGCACGCCTTATGTCGGGCAGGAGCAGATCGAGCAGGGCTGCGGCTGTGGCTGCGATGAGGCCGGGCAAGCGGCTGCCGAGGCGCGTACTGTCATGGCCCCGCGCTATCGGGCACCGGGCGCCCGTGCCATGGCCATGGCCATGCGTCCGGCGGCAGCGCGTCCCGAGTCGTTCAGCATCAGCTCGCCGGCGGCTGAGGCGCGCGGCCGCATCACCGGCAGCGGCTATGGCAGCGCCGGCCGCATCACCGGCCCGGTCAACATGGCCGCCGGCCTCGTGTCCGGCACGCCGGAATTCCGTTACCGGGACGAGATGGGCCGCATCGAAGTCATGCCACCGGCATCCCGGCAGGAGGCCGCGCCGGCCCAGCGCATCACCGGCGAAGGACGCGAGGACGGCATCCGCATCACCGGCGACGACTGGGCGCGTAGCGGCCGGGTGACCGGCACCGAGGGCCACTGGGCCCAGGGGCGCAACCTCACCCTGCGCGGCGAGGTGCGCAGCATGAGCGCCGGCGCATGGGCGAACAAGGATCGCGAGCGTCCCGAGGTGCCGCTGGCCAGGGTCACGGGCAGCAGCGGCAATGCCGGCAAGGGTGCCTTGATCACCGTCTCCGGCGGTGCCCGGGGCTGA
- a CDS encoding LysR family transcriptional regulator codes for MRLRNVTLHQLRLFRSLGTHLSYTRVAEELHLTQPAVSIQIKRLEESVGMPLVEQMGKRLFLTEAGRELFEACCDVLERLRVLNEDMIGMEAGVKGPLNLAAITTAKYFMPHLLGVFLRDYPDVEPRLTITNQARVLERLENNLDDLVIMGTLPENAGLEAQYFLDNPLVVVAPPDHPLVGQKNIPLARIAEERFLSREPGSGTRAARSRLFAEHGLSANIYMELGSSEAIKQAVMAGMGISVLSLHNLRLELESGLIAVLDVEHFPLVRQWYAVHLKGKKLSNTARRFLDFLLQDGARYWREVQPHLPTAPARRGNRKKTAGG; via the coding sequence ATGAGACTGCGCAATGTCACCCTGCACCAGCTGCGCCTGTTCCGCAGCCTGGGCACGCACTTGAGCTATACCCGCGTGGCGGAGGAGCTTCACCTGACCCAGCCGGCAGTCTCGATTCAGATCAAGCGACTGGAAGAAAGCGTGGGCATGCCGCTGGTCGAGCAGATGGGCAAGCGTCTGTTCCTGACCGAGGCCGGGCGCGAATTGTTCGAGGCCTGCTGCGATGTGCTGGAACGGCTGCGCGTCTTGAACGAAGACATGATCGGCATGGAGGCCGGCGTGAAAGGCCCGCTGAACCTGGCCGCGATCACCACCGCCAAATACTTCATGCCGCACCTGCTCGGCGTGTTTCTGCGCGACTACCCTGACGTGGAACCCAGGCTCACCATCACCAACCAGGCACGGGTATTGGAGCGCCTGGAGAACAACCTGGACGATCTGGTGATCATGGGCACCCTGCCCGAGAACGCCGGGCTCGAGGCGCAATACTTCCTCGACAACCCGCTGGTGGTGGTGGCCCCGCCGGACCATCCCCTGGTCGGCCAGAAGAACATCCCCCTGGCGCGCATCGCCGAAGAGCGCTTCCTCTCGCGCGAGCCGGGCTCGGGCACGCGCGCGGCCCGCAGCCGGCTATTCGCCGAGCACGGCCTGAGCGCCAACATCTACATGGAACTGGGCAGCAGCGAGGCGATCAAGCAGGCGGTCATGGCCGGCATGGGCATCTCCGTACTCTCCTTGCACAATCTGCGACTGGAGCTGGAATCCGGCTTGATCGCCGTCTTGGATGTCGAACATTTCCCGCTGGTCCGGCAATGGTATGCCGTGCACCTGAAGGGCAAGAAGCTGTCCAACACCGCGCGCCGGTTCCTGGATTTCCTGCTGCAGGACGGCGCGCGCTACTGGCGCGAAGTGCAGCCGCACCTGCCGACGGCACCGGCCAGGCGCGGCAACAGAAAGAAGACCGCAGGAGGATGA
- a CDS encoding YqhA family protein: MLQLFERFFEKTLWSGRFVVVVAVVASMAAATAIFYMATVDVVYLVGHMLHYADPSLTADARKAVHDETITHVVEVVDGYLLATFMLIFALGMYELFVSDIDEARGSKTSSKILVIESLDDLKARLAKVILMILIVTLFEEALKMHLDTTLDLLYLGGGIALVGLALYLTHKSESHGKEAEEAPPH, translated from the coding sequence ATGTTGCAACTGTTTGAGCGGTTCTTCGAAAAGACCCTGTGGAGCGGCCGCTTCGTCGTGGTCGTCGCCGTGGTGGCGAGCATGGCGGCGGCCACGGCCATCTTCTACATGGCCACGGTCGACGTGGTCTACCTGGTCGGTCACATGCTGCATTACGCCGATCCGAGCTTGACCGCCGATGCCCGCAAGGCCGTCCACGACGAGACCATCACCCACGTGGTCGAGGTGGTGGACGGCTACCTGCTGGCCACCTTCATGCTGATCTTCGCCTTGGGCATGTACGAGCTGTTCGTCAGCGACATCGACGAGGCGCGCGGCAGCAAGACTTCGAGCAAGATCCTGGTGATCGAGAGCCTGGACGACCTGAAGGCCCGCCTGGCCAAGGTGATCCTGATGATCCTGATCGTCACCCTGTTCGAGGAGGCGCTGAAGATGCACCTCGACACCACGCTGGACCTGCTCTATCTGGGCGGCGGCATCGCCCTGGTCGGCCTGGCCCTCTACCTCACGCACAAGTCCGAATCCCACGGCAAAGAGGCCGAAGAGGCCCCGCCGCATTGA
- a CDS encoding nitric oxide reductase activation protein NorD, producing the protein MSINLDDYAELLEDLSEHSRAALDANWHEATKVFSPRGLDNYLKGVSAIRGLGRGDSLVETWIEEAPQVAKEVGEDVVADLATSALMLASKTSGAVIELLLATAPTAANRLGDGQLFLNYLQFINTLIAQAPRGVRPMLDKLEVLFQNLTLGGLRRWALWGAHAHRTNYEEQIKYFGLETKESLAMLQKERKGTLLVDVQRRINMYLRALWARDFFMRPTSGDFESREGYRPYIEDYLLHLPDAYDDFKIEGQEPVSGLELYRATAAHCAAHVVETKTPISAEALNPMQMAVISVIEDARVETLSIRRFPGLKQLWSRLHTATPAMNATVGDYLNRLARALLDETYVDDDPWVNEGRALFAAAQDRLDSNATSWEIGVQLAHSLTEKRIAFNPRTDLLTAPYRDDNRYFWAFEEFDFEKAASAGYESVKQVRKYVNVMEMANEIDVETAGDDAQEIWVLGTELFPYENIGDESGGKSFNELEGKEPISDPFHYSEWDYQIQLERPAWATVLEKRGKSGDLQLINDIAAQYKREIHRMKFLLDAMQPQGVQRIRKLEDGDEIDINAAIASFTDIRLGNQPDPRIMMRSVRKTRDFSILVLLDLSESTNEMVQGQDYSVLDLTRRACVLLSDAIAKVGDPFAIHGFCSDGRHNVEYYRFKDFDQHWDEAPKAKLAGMTGQLSTRMGAAIRHAGHYLKLQRSAKKLLIVITDGEPADIDVRDPQYLRYDTKKAVEEVAKHGVTTYCMSLDPRADNYVSRIFGQKNYMVVDHVERLPEKLPLLYAGLTR; encoded by the coding sequence ATGTCCATCAATCTAGACGACTACGCCGAACTGCTGGAAGACCTGTCCGAACACAGCCGGGCTGCGCTGGACGCCAACTGGCACGAGGCGACCAAGGTGTTCAGCCCGCGCGGCCTGGACAACTATCTGAAGGGCGTGTCGGCCATCCGCGGCCTGGGCCGCGGCGATTCCCTGGTCGAGACCTGGATCGAGGAAGCGCCCCAGGTGGCCAAGGAGGTGGGCGAGGACGTGGTGGCCGACCTGGCCACCTCGGCGCTGATGCTGGCCTCCAAGACCTCGGGCGCGGTGATCGAGCTGCTGCTGGCCACGGCGCCGACCGCGGCCAATCGCCTGGGCGACGGCCAGCTCTTCCTCAATTACCTGCAGTTCATCAACACCCTGATCGCCCAGGCGCCGCGCGGCGTGCGGCCGATGCTGGACAAGCTGGAGGTGCTGTTCCAGAACCTGACCCTGGGCGGCCTGCGCCGCTGGGCGCTGTGGGGCGCCCATGCCCACCGCACCAACTACGAGGAGCAGATCAAGTATTTCGGCCTGGAGACCAAGGAGTCTCTGGCCATGCTGCAGAAGGAGCGCAAGGGCACCCTGCTGGTCGACGTCCAGCGCCGGATCAACATGTACCTGCGCGCATTGTGGGCGCGCGACTTCTTCATGCGGCCGACCTCGGGCGACTTCGAGTCGCGCGAGGGTTACCGGCCCTATATCGAGGACTACCTGCTGCACCTGCCCGATGCCTACGACGATTTCAAGATCGAGGGCCAGGAGCCGGTGTCCGGCCTGGAGCTGTATCGCGCCACTGCCGCCCATTGTGCTGCGCACGTGGTCGAGACCAAGACGCCGATTTCGGCCGAGGCGCTGAATCCGATGCAGATGGCGGTGATCTCGGTGATCGAGGACGCCCGGGTCGAGACCCTGTCGATCCGCCGCTTCCCCGGCCTCAAGCAGTTGTGGAGCCGCCTGCACACGGCGACGCCGGCGATGAACGCCACGGTCGGCGACTACCTCAACCGCCTGGCCCGCGCCCTGCTGGACGAGACCTATGTCGACGACGATCCCTGGGTCAATGAGGGCCGCGCCTTGTTCGCCGCCGCCCAGGACAGGCTGGACAGCAACGCCACCTCCTGGGAGATCGGCGTGCAGCTGGCACACAGCCTGACCGAGAAGCGGATCGCCTTCAATCCGCGCACCGATCTGCTCACCGCGCCCTACCGAGACGACAATCGCTATTTCTGGGCCTTCGAGGAATTCGATTTCGAGAAGGCGGCCAGCGCCGGCTACGAGTCGGTCAAGCAGGTGCGCAAGTACGTCAACGTGATGGAGATGGCGAACGAGATCGACGTCGAGACCGCCGGCGACGACGCCCAGGAGATCTGGGTGCTGGGTACCGAGTTGTTCCCCTACGAGAACATCGGCGACGAGAGCGGCGGCAAGTCGTTCAATGAGCTGGAGGGCAAGGAGCCCATATCCGATCCCTTCCACTACTCGGAGTGGGACTACCAGATTCAGCTCGAGCGTCCGGCCTGGGCCACGGTGCTGGAGAAGCGGGGCAAGTCCGGCGATCTGCAGCTGATCAACGACATCGCCGCCCAGTACAAGCGCGAGATCCATCGCATGAAGTTCCTGCTCGACGCCATGCAGCCGCAGGGCGTGCAGCGCATCCGCAAGCTGGAGGACGGCGACGAGATCGACATCAATGCGGCGATCGCCAGCTTCACCGATATCCGTCTGGGCAACCAGCCGGATCCGCGGATCATGATGCGCTCGGTGCGCAAGACCCGCGACTTCTCCATCCTGGTTCTGCTTGACCTGTCCGAGTCGACCAACGAGATGGTGCAGGGCCAGGACTACTCGGTGCTCGACCTGACCCGGCGCGCCTGCGTGCTGCTGTCGGACGCCATCGCCAAGGTGGGCGATCCTTTCGCCATCCACGGTTTCTGCTCCGACGGCCGGCACAACGTCGAGTACTACCGGTTCAAGGACTTCGACCAGCACTGGGACGAGGCGCCCAAGGCCAAGCTCGCCGGCATGACCGGCCAGCTCTCCACCCGCATGGGCGCGGCCATCCGCCACGCCGGCCATTACCTGAAATTGCAGCGTTCGGCCAAGAAGCTGCTCATCGTCATCACCGACGGCGAGCCGGCCGACATCGACGTGCGCGACCCGCAATATCTGCGCTACGACACCAAGAAGGCGGTGGAGGAGGTGGCCAAGCACGGCGTGACCACCTACTGCATGAGCCTGGACCCGCGCGCCGACAACTACGTCAGCCGCATCTTCGGTCAGAAGAACTACATGGTGGTCGACCACGTCGAGCGTCTGCCGGAAAAACTGCCGCTCCTCTATGCCGGCTTGACCCGCTAA
- a CDS encoding carbonate dehydratase: protein MIRKNPNGDLPQIDESAYVDFTAIVCGKVIVGPNVFIGPYAVIRADETKADGTLEPIVIGANSNIQDGVVIHSKSGGKVVIGEYTSIAHRSIIHGPCEVGNRVFVGFNSVLFNCVVGDDAVIRHNSVVEGCHVPAKFHIPSTTTIHSDTDLSGIEQVTPDFSSFSEDVARTNISLVQGYKKLHNEF, encoded by the coding sequence ATGATCCGCAAGAACCCCAACGGCGACCTGCCGCAGATCGACGAATCGGCCTATGTCGATTTCACCGCCATCGTCTGCGGCAAGGTGATCGTCGGCCCCAACGTCTTCATCGGCCCCTATGCCGTGATCCGCGCCGACGAGACCAAGGCCGACGGCACGCTGGAGCCGATCGTGATCGGCGCCAACTCCAACATCCAGGACGGCGTGGTGATCCATTCCAAGTCGGGCGGCAAGGTGGTGATCGGCGAATACACCTCGATTGCCCATCGCTCGATCATCCATGGCCCCTGCGAGGTGGGTAACCGGGTCTTCGTCGGCTTCAACTCGGTGCTGTTCAATTGCGTCGTGGGCGACGATGCGGTGATCCGCCACAACTCGGTGGTGGAGGGCTGCCATGTGCCGGCCAAGTTCCATATCCCGTCGACCACGACCATCCACTCCGACACCGACCTGAGCGGCATCGAGCAGGTGACGCCCGATTTCTCCAGTTTTTCCGAGGACGTGGCCCGGACCAACATCTCGCTGGTGCAGGGCTACAAGAAGCTGCACAACGAGTTCTAG